From Saccharomycodes ludwigii strain NBRC 1722 chromosome IV, whole genome shotgun sequence, one genomic window encodes:
- the GDS1 gene encoding Gds1p (similar to Saccharomyces cerevisiae YOR355W | GDS1 | protein of unknown function), producing MALANSLPLGIPTSSTENVVIHNSNSPVFDATTSLVTPITKNAATTTITRTSDTLTSNTPSPKGLISADVKPKKKTSTKQPAPISDISKNIPVTGEKPRPKKDSPPMEDDVLYQVFVILHDYDFEEKGMTVKQMCDHLSERHPAMSQLSTKLSNLISAKLNAYVKKEEKGEKTLFYALSREWADTSPRRMVYIYRGILAPDYQKHARALSKKFQEEQLQLQLQQQQQQQSAEQGNSNSFTGKNFSDTGSKKGNENKKNKSATKNANTKDITNAEGIVDSKPAKNSDDENDTTSMSSVKKQSTKTKNSNSIIRQAKREMASQPASSLENGLSLAAQSTLVDSKNSGKFVRSLSVTESKDLYPLVGAKSSSFSLPNGVSRFSLGIGNKFSNLPLDSFNIPHALIDDDDDNADNVDGYNVIKSDKKTVDGSNDKNTSSVLEDGEGDNNDEFDYMDGVLGDKRSSINQLTDKSSLKSVKLLGKTSSAICARSDNSSPGKYVTAAAAAPRLTRGGLTYYNINMNNNNGNISGNSAINSPKIAATIAAIQKAVVSQSPVVTTENSFTISRLNIHKNSEKDKVPTTFPRSPSTSNNTDVFNSASASTTSTSNGSLTGFNSFSSKATTPDPVCSKWLQIVRDGFLNEDIIQPENVSLDELDDLFD from the coding sequence ATGGCCTTAGCAAATTCTTTACCTCTGGGAATTCCAACAAGTTCTACGGAAAATGTGGTTATTCACAACTCTAATTCTCCTGTTTTTGATGCGACTACGAGTTTGGTTACTCCAATCACAAAGAATGCGGCCACCACAACTATTACCAGAACTTCTGACACACTCACTTCAAATACTCCATCCCCAAAGGGATTAATATCGGCAGATGTCAAAcctaaaaagaaaactagTACAAAACAACCAGCACCTATTTCTgatatttccaaaaatatcCCTGTTACTGGTGAAAAACCCAGACCAAAAAAGGATTCTCCACCAATGGAGGATGACGTGTTGTATCAAgtgtttgttattttacATGATTATGACTTTGAAGAAAAGGGCATGACCGTTAAACAAATGTGCGATCATTTATCAGAAAGACACCCTGCAATGTCTCAATTATCTACCAAATTGTCAAATCTAATATCAGCTAAATTAAACGCCTAcgtgaaaaaagaagaaaagggGGAAAAGACATTGTTTTATGCATTATCCAGAGAATGGGCAGATACTTCTCCAAGAAGAATGGTTTACATTTATCGTGGTATTTTAGCTCCAGATTACCAAAAACACGCACGTGCATTATCAAAGAAGTTTCAAGAGGAACAACTCCAATTACAattacaacaacagcagcagcaacaaaGCGCAGAGCAAGGTAACTCTAACAGTTTTACTGGTAAAAATTTTAGTGATACCGGCAGCAAAAAGGGTAAtgaaaacaagaaaaataaatcagcTACTAAGAATGCTAATACCAAAGACATCACTAATGCTGAAGGAATTGTAGATTCAAAACCTGCTAAAAATAGTGACGATGAAAATGATACCACTTCTATGTCCTCTGTTAAAAAACAATCCACAAAGACTAAAAACAGTAACAGTATAATTAGGCAAGCCAAAAGGGAAATGGCTTCTCAACCAGCCTCAAGCCTAGAAAATGGCTTATCGTTGGCCGCTCAATCTACCTTGGTCGATTCTAAAAATTCTGGCAAGTTTGTGCGTTCTTTGAGCGTTACTGAATCTAAAGATCTGTATCCACTGGTCGGCGCTAAAAGTAGTAGTTTTTCTTTGCCTAATGGCGTTAGTAGATTTAGTCTCGGAATTGGTAACAAGTTTTCCAACTTGCCGTTAGATTCGTTTAATATCCCACACGCTCTGAttgacgatgatgatgataatgctGATAATGTTGATGGATATAACGTTATTAAGAGTGATAAGAAAACTGTAGATGGtagtaatgataaaaatactaGCAGTGTTTTAGAGGACGGTGAAGgagataataatgatgaattTGATTACATGGATGGTGTCTTAGGTGATAAAAGATCCTCTATTAATCAATTAACTGATAAATCAAGTTTGAAATCTGTTAAATTATTAGGCAAAACTTCATCAGCAATTTGTGCAAGATCTGATAATAGTAGCCCAGGAAAATACGTTACTGCTGCTGCGGCAGCTCCAAGATTGACAAGAGGGGGCTTAacttattataatattaatatgaataataacaatggtaATATAAGCGGCAACAGTGCAATTAATTCACCAAAAATTGCGGCTACTATTGCAGCTATTCAGAAAGCAGTTGTCTCGCAAAGTCCTGTTGTTACAACAGAGAATTCTTTCACTATTTCACGTTTAAACATTCACAAGAACAGCGAAAAAGATAAGGTTCCTACTACTTTCCCCCGCTCTCCTTCTACCTCCAATAATACTGATGTTTTTAACTCTGCTTCGGCCTCCACTACTTCTACTTCTAATGGTTCCCTTACGGGATTTAACTCGTTTTCTTCAAAAGCAACTACTCCAGATCCTGTTTGTTCCAAATGGTTGCAGATTGTAAGAGATGGGTTTTTAAATGAAGATATTATTCAACCTGAAAACGTTTCACTGGATGAAttagatgatttatttgactag
- the CIR2 gene encoding electron-transferring-flavoprotein dehydrogenase (similar to Saccharomyces cerevisiae YOR356W | CIR2 | Changed Intracellular Redox state), protein MILRTLKNKQRTQIKYIKTLLKTNKSTPFYRALTSCTLNCLNKESHHAISSIGIKNGVKTFSTKSYLSKSSETPFNKLTPEQQELLIEERAVDLVDVCIVGGGPAGLATAIKLKQLDAETQKLRVVVLEKASDFGGHSVSGVILEPKALKELFPEEANNNATGIPLPEHLVTKVQHEQLRYLLDSFGASIPVPEPPQMVNKGKNFIASLSQVTKYLSEKAEELGVETYPGISVSELIYDKSGEKVIGVATRDMGIGKNGEPKDSFERGMEFHARQVVLAEGCHGSLTKQAIKKFGLRSKCDQQSYGLGVKEVWEVSPEKFKKGFIAHTMGYPLTNDVYGGGFMYHFGENLVAVGLVVGLDYKNPYVSPYKEFQKMKQHSYYKSVLEGGKCIAYGARALNEGGFQAVPKLYFPGGLLVGASAGFMNVPKIKGTHTAIKSGMLAAEEIYKVISKLPQLKTEDEEVEEEVDNSAASEEVEEEVDNSAASEEVIYSLDNEPTITLTSYESAFKNSWIYKELYEVRNIRPSFNTGIGCYLGMCYSGLDALILKGRTPWTFHFHKGGDGKITKLAKEYSPINYPKPDGKISFDIATSVSRTGTYHAEDERCHLRVPDQDLQKHAEISYPKYKGIEQKFCPAGVYEYVEDPESPIGVKFQINSQNCIHCKTCDIKVPTQDINWEVPEGGDGPKYTIT, encoded by the coding sequence ATGATACTCAgaactttgaaaaataaacaacgaactcaaataaaatatattaaaaccttgttaaaaacaaacaaaagtACGCCTTTTTATAGAGCATTGACCTCTTGTActttaaattgtttaaaCAAAGAATCACACCATGCCATTAGTTCAATTGGTATCAAAAATGGTGTAAAAACCTTTAGTACCAAATCATATTTATCCAAATCTAGCGAAACACCGTTCAACAAGTTAACACCGGAACAACAGGAACTTTTAATAGAGGAAAGAGCTGTTGATCTAGTGGATGTTTGTATTGTTGGTGGTGGTCCAGCTGGATTAGCTACTGctataaaattgaaacaaTTGGATGCTGAAACTCAAAAGTTAAGAGTTGTTGTTTTAGAAAAAGCTAGTGACTTTGGTGGTCATTCTGTAAGTGGTGTTATTTTGGAACCTAAGGCCTTAAAAGAGCTATTTCCTGAAGAAGcgaataataatgctaCTGGGATCCCATTGCCTGAACATTTGGTAACCAAAGTCCAACACGAACAACTAAGATACCTATTAGATAGTTTTGGCGCAAGTATACCTGTCCCTGAACCACCTCAAATGGTCAATAAAGGTAAAAATTTCATTGCATCATTGAGCCAAGTTACCAAATATTTAAGTGAAAAAGCTGAAGAATTAGGTGTGGAGACCTATCCTGGAATTTCTGTCAGTGAATTAATATACGATAAATCCGGTGAAAAGGTTATTGGTGTAGCCACTAGGGATATGggtattggaaaaaatggGGAACCAAAGGATTCATTTGAAAGGGGGATGGAATTTCATGCTAGACAAGTTGTCTTGGCTGAGGGTTGTCATGGCTCTCTAACAAAACAAGCCATCAAGAAATTTGGTTTAAGATCCAAGTGTGATCAACAATCCTATGGTTTAGGTGTCAAAGAAGTATGGGAAGTTTCGCCggaaaaattcaaaaaggGGTTTATTGCTCACACTATGGGCTATCCGTTAACTAATGATGTTTACGGTGGTGGTTTCATGTACCATTTTGGTGAAAATTTAGTGGCTGTTGGTTTAGTTGTTGGTTTGGATTATAAAAACCCATATGTTTCACCATATAAAGAgtttcaaaaaatgaaacagCACTCGTATTATAAAAGTGTTTTGGAAGGTGGGAAATGCATCGCATATGGTGCCCGTGCCTTGAACGAAGGTGGGTTCCAAGCTGTGccaaaattatatttccCAGGTGGATTATTAGTTGGGGCTTCAGCCGGTTTCATGAATGTTCCTAAAATTAAAGGTACTCATACGGCTATAAAAAGTGGTATGTTAGCTGCCGAAGAGATTTATAAGGTAATCTCTAAATTGCCTCAATTGAAAACAGAGGACGAGGAAGTTGAAGAAGAGGTAGATAATTCTGCAGCTAGCGAGGAAGTTGAAGAAGAGGTAGATAATTCTGCAGCTAGCGAGGAagttatttattctttagATAATGAACCAACCATTACATTGACAAGCTATGAAAGCGCGTTCAAAAATTCGTGGATTTATAAGGAATTGTATGAAGTTCGGAACATTAGGCCCTCATTCAACACAGGTATAGGTTGCTACTTAGGTATGTGTTACTCAGGTTTGGATGCTTTGATATTAAAGGGTAGAACTCCATGgacttttcattttcataaaGGAGGGGATGGTAAAATTACCAAGCTTGCTAAAGAATATTCCCCTATCAATTATCCAAAGCCAGATGgcaaaatttcttttgaCATAGCAACTTCTGTGTCTAGAACAGGTACTTACCATGCGGAAGATGAAAGATGTCACTTAAGGGTCCCAGATCAAGATTTACAAAAACACGCTGAAATTTCATATCCAAAGTATAAAGGTATTGAGCAAAAGTTTTGCCCAGCTGGTGTTTATGAATATGTAGAAGATCCGGAATCACCAATAGGGGTTAAGTTTCAAATTAATTCGCAAAATTGTATTCATTGTAAAACTTGTGATATTAAAGTACCTACACAAGATATAAACTGGGAAGTCCCAGAGGGCGGTGATGGTCCAAAATATACTATAACTTAG